A single genomic interval of Nitrospirota bacterium harbors:
- the holA gene encoding DNA polymerase III subunit delta, which translates to MASAISHAQLRAQLAQGTVAPLYVVVGEEDLLRDVALGLLKAALLGEGESDFNCDLFYGDDVSGSEIVTCASEVAVFAPRRLVVVKAADKIPARECDAILPYLKAPNDSTTVIFVASKLDGRLKFTQALAQTAVTIDCSPLREAHWLPWLKQDAERVGIQLNEEAVELLKEACGGSLYSVRRELEKLAAYVSPGLAVTAGDVATLRGTEPGASVFDLTLAIGARNRGRVLAILARNMEAGEAPLRILGSLAWQYRRLWKVKEVLRQGGREGEAARTLRMDPAKVRVFLEQFPDAHLQEALGLLLDADANLKGGSGGRPVRVLEGLLLRLCDRAQTEIQTRRPSPSRGAEVPQPVRARTISNVRTITSVKRTRS; encoded by the coding sequence ATGGCTTCAGCGATTTCTCATGCGCAACTCAGAGCGCAGCTTGCGCAAGGAACGGTGGCACCGCTGTACGTGGTCGTCGGCGAGGAAGACTTGCTTCGCGATGTCGCCTTGGGGCTGTTGAAGGCCGCGTTATTGGGCGAGGGCGAAAGCGACTTCAATTGCGATCTGTTTTATGGCGACGACGTGAGCGGATCTGAGATTGTCACCTGCGCTTCGGAAGTGGCTGTATTCGCGCCTCGGCGCCTGGTGGTGGTGAAGGCGGCCGATAAGATCCCTGCCAGGGAATGCGACGCGATCCTGCCCTATTTGAAAGCGCCGAACGATTCTACGACGGTGATCTTTGTTGCTTCAAAGCTAGACGGGCGACTGAAGTTCACACAGGCCTTAGCGCAGACTGCGGTCACGATTGATTGCTCCCCACTCAGAGAGGCGCATTGGCTTCCCTGGCTCAAGCAGGATGCAGAACGGGTGGGGATTCAGCTCAACGAGGAGGCCGTCGAGTTGCTGAAGGAGGCCTGCGGCGGCTCGCTCTACTCGGTTCGGCGTGAATTGGAAAAGCTGGCGGCCTATGTTTCACCGGGCCTGGCTGTCACCGCTGGCGATGTGGCGACGTTGCGTGGCACAGAGCCTGGTGCCTCGGTATTCGATCTCACGTTGGCGATCGGTGCGAGAAACCGTGGGCGGGTCTTGGCGATTCTGGCGAGGAATATGGAAGCAGGAGAGGCCCCACTGAGGATTCTTGGCTCGCTGGCTTGGCAATACCGGAGACTCTGGAAGGTGAAGGAAGTCCTACGGCAGGGAGGCCGTGAGGGGGAAGCCGCTCGGACGTTGCGGATGGACCCCGCCAAGGTGCGAGTATTTCTCGAGCAGTTTCCCGACGCCCATTTGCAAGAAGCGCTAGGGTTGCTCTTGGATGCAGATGCCAATCTGAAGGGTGGAAGTGGTGGCCGCCCTGTCCGAGTGCTTGAGGGGCTGTTGCTGCGGTTGTGTGATCGGGCGCAGACAGAGATACAAACTCGTCGACCCTCACCGAGTCGTGGCGCCGAAGTGCCGCAACCGGTGAGAGCCAGAACCATTTCGAATGTGCGAACGATTACGAGCGTGAAACGGACAAGGAGTTGA
- the pyrF gene encoding orotidine-5'-phosphate decarboxylase: protein MSTIIARDRLILALDVPSRGEADRLLDRVEDQVVFVKVGLELYTAAGPEMVHSLIKRGKRVFLDLKFLDIEETVRRATALVASMGVEFLTIHANRKALTAAVQGRGESALKLLAVTVLTNFDSHDLREMGIQRSVQDLVSARALLASEVGCDGVVASGEEPGILRPKVGPRFLIVTPGVRPAGKDVDDHARATTPTQAISVGADYLVIGRPVRDAADPAAAAAAILAEMQTAFDTRG, encoded by the coding sequence GTGTCAACGATCATTGCCCGTGACCGCTTAATTTTGGCCCTCGACGTTCCCTCACGCGGCGAAGCCGACCGGCTGCTCGATCGAGTCGAGGATCAGGTTGTGTTTGTGAAGGTCGGACTCGAACTCTACACTGCCGCCGGACCGGAAATGGTCCACAGCTTAATCAAGCGAGGCAAGCGGGTGTTTTTAGACCTCAAGTTCCTCGACATCGAGGAAACGGTGCGTCGGGCCACAGCGTTGGTTGCATCGATGGGCGTGGAGTTCTTGACGATTCATGCCAACCGGAAAGCATTGACCGCCGCCGTCCAGGGCCGTGGAGAGTCTGCGCTTAAATTATTGGCGGTGACAGTGTTGACCAATTTCGACAGCCACGATCTTCGTGAGATGGGTATTCAGCGCAGCGTGCAGGACTTGGTCTCCGCGCGGGCTCTGTTGGCGTCCGAGGTGGGCTGTGATGGAGTCGTGGCTTCGGGCGAAGAGCCCGGGATCCTCCGTCCCAAAGTCGGTCCGCGTTTTCTCATCGTGACGCCCGGTGTGCGTCCGGCCGGCAAAGATGTCGATGACCATGCTCGAGCGACTACGCCGACCCAGGCGATTTCAGTGGGAGCCGACTATTTGGTGATCGGCCGTCCGGTCAGAGATGCCGCGGACCCCGCTGCCGCCGCTGCGGCAATTCTTGCCGAAATGCAGACGGCCTTCGATACACGAGGCTGA
- the lptE gene encoding LPS assembly lipoprotein LptE, translated as MRDIRKTKDALTCLAFPASLVLLATLVGCGYQFRVEGAGPTIGGAAATASPTSSPPRLVVRTLENKSFEPNLEARYTNYLRHEFSSGSGAQIVPDTEAADLVLSGQILSVNLPTLSFSQTTTLESRAEVVVTVKVEETRTKRVVWAQTAKGSSEFYVTPDLQFNRVLQNRALEQAGRFIAEDLASRFLLQLESSQLAKPIVHPASTGADINSK; from the coding sequence ATGCGCGACATTCGAAAAACCAAAGATGCTCTTACCTGTCTCGCTTTTCCCGCGAGTCTCGTGTTACTTGCGACTCTCGTCGGCTGTGGTTACCAGTTCCGTGTCGAGGGTGCAGGGCCGACGATCGGAGGGGCGGCAGCGACGGCCTCTCCCACGTCGTCTCCGCCGCGGTTGGTGGTTCGGACCTTAGAGAATAAGAGTTTCGAACCAAATCTTGAGGCCCGCTACACCAACTATCTTCGCCACGAGTTTTCGTCCGGCAGCGGGGCGCAGATCGTTCCAGATACTGAGGCTGCCGATCTTGTGCTGTCCGGGCAAATTCTCTCAGTCAACCTTCCGACGCTCAGTTTCAGCCAGACCACCACACTCGAGAGCCGCGCAGAAGTGGTGGTGACGGTCAAGGTGGAGGAAACCAGGACGAAACGTGTGGTCTGGGCACAAACCGCGAAGGGCTCCTCGGAATTTTACGTGACACCAGACCTGCAATTTAACCGCGTTCTGCAGAACCGGGCCCTAGAGCAAGCCGGCCGTTTTATCGCCGAGGACTTGGCGTCTCGCTTTTTGCTCCAATTGGAATCGAGTCAGCTGGCAAAGCCGATCGTGCATCCGGCGTCGACCGGCGCGGACATCAACAGTAAATAG
- the rpsT gene encoding 30S ribosomal protein S20, which produces MPVVHKSTIRRARQSVKRHDRNRATLGTLKTLVKKVQAAVAEKKVEDATSSLRIATSALSKAVTKGVMKPNTASRRIARLTLHVNSLSVSRS; this is translated from the coding sequence ATGCCGGTTGTACATAAATCGACGATTCGCCGAGCCCGCCAATCCGTGAAGCGGCACGACCGTAACCGGGCGACATTGGGCACGCTCAAGACCCTGGTCAAGAAGGTCCAGGCCGCCGTGGCCGAGAAGAAGGTTGAGGATGCCACGTCGTCCCTCCGCATCGCCACGTCAGCCCTTAGCAAGGCTGTGACGAAGGGTGTGATGAAACCCAACACGGCCTCGCGCCGGATTGCTCGCCTTACGCTCCACGTCAACTCCTTGTCCGTTTCACGCTCGTAA
- the leuS gene encoding leucine--tRNA ligase, with amino-acid sequence MSKTYDHQSLEVKWQAYWEEHRTFRVPDDRTKPKFYCLDMFPYPSGSGLHVGHLEGYTATDIVSRYKRMRGFNVLHPMGWDAFGLPAEQYAVKTGIHPVVTTAQNIATFKRQMKRVGLSYDWERELSTIDPEYYRWTQWIFLKLFERGLAYVAEVPVNWCPALGTVLANEEIIDGKSEVGGFDVIRKPMRQWVLKITAYADRLLEDLKLVEWPASTLEMQKNWIGRSVGAEVEFDLAGCPGTVRIFTTRPDTLFGATYMVLSPEHPLVEVVTTADCRAAVTAYREAAARKSDLQRQELEKEKTGVFTGGYALNPVNNEPLPIWIADYVLMGYGTGAIMAVPAHDERDWAFAKTYALPIREVIAGGQVEQEAFVTTDKGTVVNSTTPDGSFTIDGLTPGDAIPKITAWIESRGKGRRAVNYKLRDWLFARQRYWGEPFPILWVDGQALPLPEEQLPLLLPETNNFKPSGGGESPLANLTDWLTTTDPISGAPARRETNTMPQWAGSCWYYLRFIDPKNQGQLVDPEKERYWMPVDLYIGGSEHAVLHLLYARFWHKVLYDIGVVSTPEPFKKLVHQGMVLGEDNQKMSKSRGNVVNPDEIMDQFGADAVRLYEMFMGPLEAVKPWSTRGVEGVTRFLERSWRLMANEEGRLSSIVVEIAPTLEHQRLLHQTIKKVTEDIEALRFNTAISQMMVFTNEMTKAEQRPRALLEPFVLILAPFAPHLAEELWEVLGHKPSVSQQPWPIFDPAMTVSDRLTIPIQVNGKLRTKLEVGVDATREQVEGLARAQIGEWLQGKEPKKIVYVEKKLMNFVV; translated from the coding sequence ATGAGCAAGACCTACGATCATCAGTCTCTTGAAGTGAAGTGGCAGGCCTATTGGGAGGAGCACCGGACTTTCCGCGTGCCTGACGACCGTACCAAGCCGAAATTTTACTGCCTCGACATGTTCCCCTACCCTTCCGGATCGGGCCTCCATGTCGGCCACCTCGAAGGTTACACTGCGACGGATATTGTGTCCCGCTACAAGCGGATGCGTGGCTTCAATGTGCTGCATCCGATGGGGTGGGATGCATTCGGGCTTCCTGCGGAACAGTACGCGGTGAAGACCGGTATTCACCCGGTCGTTACGACAGCCCAGAACATCGCCACGTTTAAGCGCCAGATGAAACGGGTCGGTCTTTCTTACGACTGGGAACGCGAGCTCAGCACGATCGATCCTGAGTATTATCGCTGGACCCAGTGGATCTTCCTCAAGCTGTTCGAGCGAGGGCTGGCCTACGTGGCGGAAGTGCCGGTGAACTGGTGCCCTGCACTGGGGACGGTACTCGCCAATGAAGAAATTATCGATGGGAAGAGCGAGGTCGGCGGGTTCGATGTGATCCGCAAACCGATGCGGCAATGGGTGTTGAAGATTACCGCCTATGCCGATCGACTCCTCGAAGATTTGAAGCTGGTCGAGTGGCCGGCCAGTACCCTGGAGATGCAAAAGAATTGGATCGGCCGATCGGTTGGCGCGGAAGTCGAATTCGATTTGGCCGGCTGTCCCGGCACAGTTCGGATCTTTACGACGAGGCCGGATACCCTGTTCGGGGCGACCTATATGGTGCTGTCCCCCGAACATCCGTTAGTGGAAGTCGTCACGACTGCCGATTGCCGCGCCGCGGTTACGGCCTATCGCGAGGCTGCGGCCAGAAAAAGCGACCTCCAGCGGCAGGAACTCGAAAAAGAAAAGACCGGGGTCTTCACCGGCGGCTACGCGCTCAACCCGGTGAATAACGAGCCATTGCCCATTTGGATTGCCGACTATGTGTTGATGGGCTATGGGACCGGGGCCATCATGGCTGTGCCGGCGCATGACGAGCGCGACTGGGCTTTTGCGAAGACCTATGCATTGCCGATCCGCGAAGTGATTGCAGGCGGTCAGGTTGAACAAGAGGCGTTCGTCACAACCGACAAGGGGACCGTTGTCAATTCCACAACGCCGGACGGAAGTTTTACGATCGATGGGTTGACGCCGGGTGATGCGATTCCGAAAATCACGGCCTGGATAGAGTCTCGCGGCAAGGGCCGCAGGGCCGTGAACTACAAGTTGCGGGACTGGCTGTTTGCCCGTCAGCGGTATTGGGGCGAGCCTTTTCCGATTCTGTGGGTGGATGGCCAGGCCCTTCCACTTCCGGAAGAGCAACTGCCACTGTTGTTGCCGGAGACGAACAACTTCAAGCCGTCCGGGGGCGGCGAAAGTCCTCTCGCGAATCTCACCGACTGGCTCACGACGACCGATCCGATCAGTGGAGCGCCGGCACGCCGTGAAACCAATACAATGCCGCAATGGGCCGGTTCCTGTTGGTATTATCTGCGATTCATTGACCCGAAGAATCAGGGCCAGCTCGTCGATCCTGAAAAAGAACGGTATTGGATGCCGGTGGATCTCTACATCGGCGGCAGCGAACATGCCGTGTTGCATTTGCTCTATGCGCGTTTTTGGCACAAGGTACTGTACGACATCGGCGTGGTCAGTACGCCGGAGCCGTTCAAGAAGCTCGTGCATCAGGGAATGGTGCTGGGAGAAGATAATCAGAAGATGTCGAAGTCCCGTGGCAACGTCGTCAATCCCGACGAGATCATGGACCAGTTCGGGGCCGATGCGGTGCGGCTCTATGAAATGTTCATGGGCCCGTTGGAGGCGGTGAAGCCCTGGAGCACGAGGGGCGTGGAAGGGGTGACGCGGTTTCTCGAACGGTCCTGGCGTCTGATGGCGAATGAAGAGGGCCGTCTGTCGAGCATTGTGGTGGAGATCGCTCCGACGCTCGAGCACCAGCGATTGCTTCACCAGACGATAAAGAAAGTCACTGAAGATATCGAGGCGTTGCGGTTCAACACGGCGATCTCTCAGATGATGGTGTTTACCAACGAGATGACGAAGGCCGAGCAGCGTCCCCGGGCCTTACTGGAACCCTTCGTCCTGATCTTAGCACCGTTTGCCCCCCATCTGGCGGAGGAATTGTGGGAAGTGCTGGGTCACAAGCCGAGCGTGTCTCAGCAGCCCTGGCCGATCTTCGATCCAGCCATGACCGTCAGCGATCGTTTGACCATTCCGATCCAGGTGAATGGAAAGCTGCGCACCAAACTCGAGGTCGGAGTCGACGCGACCCGTGAACAGGTTGAAGGGCTGGCTCGTGCGCAGATTGGGGAATGGCTGCAGGGCAAGGAGCCCAAGAAGATTGTGTATGTTGAAAAAAAGCTGATGAACTTTGTGGTGTGA
- a CDS encoding outer membrane beta-barrel protein produces MFRLVGACAIWGAWLLSAHAESYVAGQVGYTVAQDTTRGRVTDPSYVGLPGGTTASNLSLNNSLMYGMKLGHYFDSTPWLGVELESFMTTPHAPQQRVTLQAPGVGTVLINETGATNRLIVVAPNLVARYRAGAFEPYLGVGPGVFFLHQRQEPLTSGTTAYSQSSTRVGLNTQVGLRYRLTDHVSMFGEWKYNYVRFNLAGQADGPYAGINAVANLHHFVFGVGYHF; encoded by the coding sequence ATGTTTCGACTGGTCGGTGCTTGTGCAATCTGGGGGGCGTGGCTCCTTTCCGCCCATGCGGAATCCTATGTCGCAGGGCAAGTGGGTTATACCGTGGCGCAGGACACGACCCGTGGCAGAGTGACGGACCCGTCATATGTCGGGCTGCCAGGCGGCACAACCGCGTCTAACTTGAGCTTGAACAACTCTCTCATGTACGGGATGAAGCTCGGCCACTATTTCGATTCGACGCCGTGGTTGGGTGTGGAGCTGGAAAGTTTCATGACTACGCCACATGCTCCGCAACAGCGGGTCACGCTCCAGGCACCGGGTGTTGGGACGGTCTTAATCAATGAGACCGGTGCGACGAATCGGCTCATTGTGGTCGCGCCGAACCTGGTGGCTCGGTATCGGGCCGGGGCGTTCGAGCCCTATCTCGGGGTCGGGCCAGGAGTCTTCTTCTTGCATCAGAGACAGGAACCCCTGACCTCCGGCACGACGGCCTACTCTCAATCCAGTACCCGCGTGGGGCTGAATACGCAAGTCGGCCTCCGATACCGCCTGACAGATCATGTCTCGATGTTCGGAGAGTGGAAGTATAATTATGTTCGTTTTAATCTGGCAGGCCAGGCCGATGGTCCCTATGCGGGGATTAATGCGGTAGCCAACCTGCATCATTTCGTATTCGGCGTCGGCTATCACTTCTAG